In Microbacterium binotii, one DNA window encodes the following:
- a CDS encoding fasciclin domain-containing protein gives MRTNKKHLFGGLTLLAVAGFALAGCAGGSAGTSESTMAPETSTAAPMPSETMDAASDLVGAGCADYAAMVPSGAGSVEGMSLDPVATAASNNPLLTTLVAAVSGQLNPDVNLVDTLNGSQFTVFAPVDEAFGKIDAATIDSLKTDSAALTKILTYHVVPGQIAPDAIDGTHTTVEGQDVTVTGSGDNIMVNDAKVICGGVKTKNATVYLIDSVLMPPM, from the coding sequence ATGCGCACCAACAAGAAGCACCTGTTCGGCGGCCTCACCCTTCTCGCCGTCGCCGGGTTCGCACTCGCCGGCTGTGCGGGCGGATCTGCCGGTACGTCCGAGAGCACCATGGCGCCCGAGACCTCGACGGCGGCTCCGATGCCCAGCGAGACGATGGATGCAGCATCCGACCTCGTCGGGGCCGGCTGCGCCGACTATGCCGCGATGGTTCCCAGCGGCGCAGGCTCGGTCGAGGGCATGTCGCTCGACCCGGTCGCGACGGCCGCATCCAACAACCCCCTGCTCACCACCCTCGTGGCGGCCGTCAGCGGCCAGCTGAACCCCGACGTGAACCTCGTCGACACGCTCAACGGCAGCCAGTTCACCGTCTTCGCTCCCGTGGATGAGGCCTTCGGCAAGATCGACGCCGCGACCATCGACTCGCTGAAGACCGACAGCGCGGCGCTCACCAAGATCCTCACCTACCACGTGGTCCCCGGCCAGATCGCCCCGGACGCGATCGACGGCACGCACACCACGGTCGAGGGTCAGGACGTGACGGTGACCGGCAGCGGTGACAACATCATGGTCAACGACGCCAAGGTCATCTGCGGTGGCGTGAAGACCAAGAACGCGACCGTGTACCTCATCGACTCGGTGCTGATGCCCCCCATGTAA
- a CDS encoding PhzF family phenazine biosynthesis protein: MSEIEHWTAFSDDPAGGNPAGVVRAAEGWSDERMQRTAADLGYAESAFATTDEDGTRRIRYFSPIAEVPFCGHATVATAAALAEREGDGRFVFETAVGGIEIETRSDDQGRLVSFTSVEPDAAELTPETRDELMALLGIDRDALHPSYPPALAYGGNWHPLIVLAERSVFDAFTFDPGAARRLLDENGWPATIIVLWPESDTLWHARNIFPVGTVAEDPATGAAAAATGGYLRSRGLAPRRIRIRQGAHVGRPSVLDVDVTETGGIVVSGRAVRIR; this comes from the coding sequence GTGAGTGAGATCGAGCACTGGACCGCCTTCTCCGACGACCCCGCGGGCGGCAACCCGGCCGGAGTCGTGCGCGCCGCCGAGGGGTGGAGCGACGAGCGGATGCAACGCACCGCTGCCGACCTCGGGTACGCCGAGTCCGCGTTCGCGACCACCGATGAGGACGGTACCCGCCGGATCCGCTACTTCTCTCCGATCGCCGAAGTGCCCTTCTGCGGGCACGCGACGGTCGCCACGGCCGCGGCGCTCGCGGAGCGCGAGGGCGACGGTCGATTCGTGTTCGAGACCGCGGTGGGCGGAATCGAGATCGAGACACGTTCGGACGACCAGGGGCGCCTCGTGTCGTTCACGAGCGTCGAACCGGATGCCGCGGAGCTGACGCCGGAGACGCGGGACGAGCTCATGGCTCTTCTGGGGATCGATCGGGATGCGCTGCATCCGTCGTATCCGCCCGCTCTCGCGTACGGCGGGAACTGGCATCCGCTGATCGTGCTCGCCGAGCGTTCGGTGTTCGACGCGTTCACGTTCGACCCCGGCGCCGCGCGCCGCCTGCTCGACGAGAACGGATGGCCCGCCACGATCATCGTGCTCTGGCCCGAGAGCGACACTCTCTGGCACGCGCGCAACATCTTCCCCGTCGGCACGGTCGCCGAGGATCCCGCCACGGGTGCTGCCGCCGCGGCCACGGGCGGATACCTGCGCAGCCGCGGCCTCGCGCCGCGGCGCATCCGGATACGGCAGGGCGCACACGTGGGGCGGCCGAGCGTGCTCGATGTGGACGTGACCGAGACGGGCGGAATCGTGGTCTCCGGGAGGGCCGTGCGCATCCGCTAG